A region of Drosophila suzukii chromosome 2L, CBGP_Dsuzu_IsoJpt1.0, whole genome shotgun sequence DNA encodes the following proteins:
- the noc gene encoding zinc finger protein Noc has product MVVLEGGGGVVTIGNNQYLQPDYLAPLPTTMDAKKSPLALLAQTCSQIGADSSAVKPLLAMDKNKTKPGACSSSSNSSSSSSSAEISAAKSPSGQAKSPKSSTPISSTATSTSLGNTSTGEIKLAFKPYETNVLSHQNQNSFKSSSSLEVEPTRPSSKNSSSAQERVPSRSKSNATPTDGNKAEISVHDSSSSRKTVSPSGSSQRGASPIVRSGMEVLNNANGTAQHPKEMSSMAAAAAAAAAAYKAAGPYGLNHLSALCCPPGMEQHANPAFRPPFAGGFSHHHAAMLAVAANGVYPGGAPGGGPGGQPNPYISYQRIKTPAGGEAIVPVCKDPYCQGCPYSAHTQQMLMGAPCPAGCTQCEHQKYGLAMASAAGLPPAHPYSQAAAAAAANAAAARSAPYVCSWVVGDAYCGKRFQTSDELFSHLRTHTGNLSDPAAAAAALAQSQAQSLLGTLFPPSALRAGYPTPPLSPMSAAAAAARYHPYAKPPPGAMAGGPSPFGAAGAFNPAAAAAAAALGPYYSPYAMYGQRMGAAHQ; this is encoded by the exons ATGGTTGTCTTGGAAGGAGGCGGCGGCGTTGTTACCATCGGTAACAACCAGTACCTTCAACCGGATTATCTGGCCCCATTGCCCACAACG ATGGACGCCAAAAAGAGTCCCCTGGCTCTGCTCGCACAGACCTGCTCCCAGATTGGAGCTGACTCGTCGGCGGTGAAGCCCCTGCTGGCGATGGACAAGAACAAGACAAAGCCCGGAGCCTGCTCCTCGTCGTCGAACTCGTCGAGTTCCTCGAGCAGTGCCGAGATCTCGGCCGCCAAATCTCCCTCCGGCCAGGCCAAATCGCCCAAGTCCAGCACACCGATCAGCTCCACGGCTACCAGCACGAGTCTGGGCAATACCAGCACCGGTGAAATCAAACTGGCCTTCAAGCCCTACGAGACGAATGTGCTGAGCCACCAGAATCAGAACTCCTTTAAGAGCAGCTCCTCACTGGAGGTCGAGCCCACGCGTCCCAGCTCCAAGAACTCCTCCTCCGCCCAGGAGCGAGTACCATCGCGCAGCAAGTccaatgccacgcccacagaTGGCAACAAGGCGGAGATATCGGTGCACGATTCATCCTCGAGCCGGAAGACAGTCTCCCCGTCGGGTTCTTCGCAGCGCGGTGCCAGTCCCATTGTGCGATCCGGAATGGAGGTGCTGAACAATGCCAACGGTACCGCCCAGCATCCCAAGGAGATGAGCAGCAtggcagcggcggcggcggcagcagcggcggcCTACAAAGCAGCCGGACCCTATGGCCTGAATCACCTGTCCGCCCTCTGCTGTCCGCCCGGCATGGAGCAGCATGCGAATCCCGCCTTCCGGCCACCCTTTGCCGGAGGATTCTCCCACCATCACGCCGCCATGCTGGCGGTGGCAGCCAATGGAGTGTATCCGGGTGGAGCCCCCGGCGGAGGACCAGGTGGCCAGCCCAATCCTTATATCAGTTACCAGCGCATCAAGACCCCGGCTGGCGGAGAGGCCATAGTGCCCGTGTGCAAGGATCCCTACTGCCAGGGATGTCCCTACTCTGCGCACACGCAACAAATGCTGATGGGCGCACCCTGTCCCGCCGGATGCACTCAGTGTGAGCACCAGAAATATGGACTGGCCATGGCCAGTGCCGCCGGATTGCCACCAGCTCATCCATACTCACAggcagctgcagcagcggcagcCAATGCCGCGGCAGCCCGTTCCGCCCCCTACGTGTGCAGTTGGGTGGTGGGCGATGCCTATTGCGGCAAGCGGTTCCAGACCTCCGATGAGCTCTTCTCCCACCTGCGCACCCACACCGGCAATCTCTCGGATCCGGCGGCTGCTGCGGCAGCTTTGGCTCAATCCCAGGCTCAGTCGCTGCTGGGAACCCTGTTCCCCCCATCCGCCTTGAGGGCTGGCTATCCAACGCCACCATTGAGCCCCATgtcggcggcggcggcagcggcgAGGTATCACCCCTATGCCAAACCCCCGCCGGGAGCCATGGCCGGCGGACCTTCGCCCTTCGGCGCCGCTGGAGCCTTCAAtcccgccgccgccgctgcggCAGCTGCTCTGGGTCCCTACTACTCGCCATATGCCATGTACGGCCAGCGCATGGGAGCAGCCCATCAGTGA